The DNA window TGTTCTAGTATCGAAGTTATATGGCCGATTCTATAAAATGTACACACAGCTTTATCCCTAATACTGATCTGTTAGATACCCAGAGGACTCCTTACTACCTGTTTGGGCTGACAACCCACTAAACTAAAGCTGTAACTGTAATGACTACAGCATTCTGCATATACCCACCCCTCTATATCATTTGGTTGAAGCCCGGACATACACTTCATTGATTCTTATCTTAGTACAGGTCTGTGGGTTGGAATcgaactgaaaaaaaatagtgcTTTATAGGTGACTTTCAAAGTAACTGGTTTTATTGCGGCAATCATTAATTTcatatgtatacaaataaatatatagacagaCTGAAACCTATTGGTTCTTTATGGTGGTTTAATGTTACTTTCAGATAAGCAATGAATTAAgtattacagaaatatataaatgaaagatACATGTGTACAACAAACAATGAGCAGGAAGAGGGCCTGGATTTGTGGACAGGACACACAAGAATGTGCAAAGAGCAGCAACACGAATAGAGGTGGTGTTCCATAGTTCACCCATCACACAAGATATTAGTTTTCCTGCTGTAGGCCATCAGATTGAGCAAAGTCCTAACTCGACCATTGGAAAGCCAAGAGCCACCCCAAATTCAGGGTTAGGACTTTTGGTCCTGCAAGGAACCGGTCCCTCTTTTGCAAACAGACTATGAAGAAATTCTGTACAGATTTATAAATTTGACGTTTGGATTTTATCTGTCCCTTTTTCCTTTATCCAAAACTGCAAAATTGGCTTTACATGTACCTTGAAAATTGATTTAGAGGACCTTACCAATTTTCTAGTTCATTTGTAAGTGGTGAAGTTCTTAAGGGTCACGTCACCCAACATTGATCATTAAGGGTAAAATTTACATCTACTGATCAATAAATTTTCATGTCAACAGTACAAAATCTCTTACtcattttttgcaatatacaGGAAGAAGTTTTAGACTTGAAAAGCCAGGCAGTGAGGGGTCTATAGCAGTGATATAATGCTTGTGGGTGTTCAGCCCACCAATGACTAAGCTATCGGGCATCTTGTCTACCTGGAATATTGGTTTTGGATAGTTTGGTATCTGTAGAAGTTGGGTGGCTGAGGAGACATTGCTCAGTTCCCTAAGCTATAGACTACCATGAATACCTATAACTGGAATATTGGTTTTGGATGGACTTGGCCCCTAAAGAACTTTGGTGGCTGAGGAGATAAGCCATAACTGGAATATTAGTCTTACATAGACCGGAATCAAAAGCACCCATCTTGGAGATAAATGCACCAAGCAATAGCAGCAGTAATTTGCCTACGATTCCTACAAACATCAATATTCACACATTAAcactaattatttaatttatagcaGCGTTTCTTTacctttataacatggaggaatccctgggaaaaaaaaaaaacgttcacatcttaaggaacccctgctataattactatatccacaactcacagtatattagtgtggtgatcagtgggaagaataagaAAATGATCATTGTCgtcttaaactgacctgagagtcagaaatttttttattgcttaatgAAACccaggcaacctctggaggaacccgggTTGGGATACACCGGTTTGGAGAACCAAGCCCCACAATCAAGTTTTTTTGTTCTATCCCGTTATATAGACAAATGGACCTTGACCTAAAGATCATCacaatagtggaaaaaaaaatatgagctcATAAGCTTTGATTATCACAAGATGGTGAAAGCTAAATCTTCAACCAGGCATTGTTCCATACGGCAAACACAACATGCAAAGGTTCGGTGAATCTGGCCTTATAAGTGTGCAAGTGTCTGGGAGAGCTACACATGTCGTAAAACGACAAGCGCCCACCTTCGTAATCCAAGTATATTCCAACCGAACGGCTTAGGAATTTAGGAGATAGGTTGATTTCCTTACAATCGTATCTCACAGAGAGCTGATTACACCACCACCTCAAACCCCAAGACTTGTCATTATTCCCAACATTGGAGTGGTCTCCCTTTCTTTCAATACTGGCATAGGCCATACCTATCCTCCAGTCCCCCTGCTTATTCGTTTCCACTTCCCAGAAGTGCCGGCCAGATGAGAACTTTGTGGAACTCAGAACTTTGAAGCTCTGAAATCTTTCTGGATTCTCTTGGCGACCTTGAGATCTCTGTGTCCAAGATGCGGTCTTCTGATCTCCTGAGATATGGACGTTGTTAGAGGCTGTATGGACGTCCAGTAAAATTTCTGACACCCACGGAGTGTGGAAACCTTTTGACACATTGGTCATGATATCAGATAAACCTTTGTGCAACATCGCTGAGATCATTCCTTCGTCTAGTTCATCTACAACATCGGCAGGGTTAGGGATGTTCTCCTCATCCTTTTTCACATCATTGTCTTCATATTGACCTTCATTCTCTGCCTCCAAATCGCCGAAGCCTTCTCTATCGGGGTTTTGTAAGACGGACAATGGGTCGGTCATGTTACACAGCTCCTCAATGTGATGAATCTTCTTGGACAGTTCCACCTTCTTTATTTCAAGCTGCTGGATAAGATGAGCCACTGATGAGGCATTTTGGTTTTCCTGTCTGGAGACCTCATTTAGGACTTTCTTCTTCAGGTCATCCAGATGTTTCTTGAGATCCTTAAACAAATCGTTGACGTTTCTTTTTAGAACTTCAGCTTTGCTTGGAATTTGCTTCCGTTGTTCATACAGACTTTTGACTCTGGTGTCCGTCTTGTCTTTGCTTGCTTTCAGTGATTCCATGACGGCGTGcagtttcttcttcttcttctcggagGCTTCGTTCATTAGGTCTACCTGGTGACCCCTGTGATCTCCATTTAGGCAACAGGACAGACAAATACAGGATCTGTCCTTTGTACAGTAATACATGAGTGGTTTCTTGTGGATGGAGCATTTTTTGTTCCCCGGGGCGGTGGTGGGATCGCTAAGGATGTGCTCCTCAGACTTGCTGTGTACCCTCAGGTGGTCGTGACAAAGAGAAGCTTCACATAGCAGACAGGATTTAGCAGCGGGTACAGGTGAGTGAATGCAATAAGAACAGAAGATCCCAGAATCCTCCCATTGGCTCTGAACCGACAGGAACCGCTCTGCTATATTACGTAAAGCCAAGTTCCTGTGCACAACAGGGCGCTTGTGAAACTTTTCCCTGCAGTCTGGACAGGAATAAACCCCGGATTCTGCCTGGGTATCCAGAAAGCGATCAATGCAGAGTCGGCAGAAGTTGTGTCCACATCTCAATGTGACCGGATCGGTGTAAATGTTCAGACATATGGAGCAGTTCAACTCCTCTCTCATGTCTGCAGACGCCATGCTGGAAAACAGGAAGAGGAAACTGCACACTGATTGGATGGAGACAGCAGCAGGGGCGGGGCAATCCATAATAACCCCTCGTTACCCATGGCTTGTGCAGGAACCAGTTATACATAATGAGCTGCACTGGGAATTTGCAGCATTTCTTCAAATGATCTCTTTTACCCGCTCTCTCTGTAAGTTAAGTGTGTggctctgtgttctctgtacagcactgcggtatatgtcagaggtatatgaATGTATAATTATAGTGTGTGACTAAGAGGGTCAATTAGAGTGTCAgatcttctgtacagagact is part of the Pyxicephalus adspersus chromosome 3, UCB_Pads_2.0, whole genome shotgun sequence genome and encodes:
- the LOC140325610 gene encoding E3 ubiquitin-protein ligase TRIM39-like; amino-acid sequence: MASADMREELNCSICLNIYTDPVTLRCGHNFCRLCIDRFLDTQAESGVYSCPDCREKFHKRPVVHRNLALRNIAERFLSVQSQWEDSGIFCSYCIHSPVPAAKSCLLCEASLCHDHLRVHSKSEEHILSDPTTAPGNKKCSIHKKPLMYYCTKDRSCICLSCCLNGDHRGHQVDLMNEASEKKKKKLHAVMESLKASKDKTDTRVKSLYEQRKQIPSKAEVLKRNVNDLFKDLKKHLDDLKKKVLNEVSRQENQNASSVAHLIQQLEIKKVELSKKIHHIEELCNMTDPLSVLQNPDREGFGDLEAENEGQYEDNDVKKDEENIPNPADVVDELDEGMISAMLHKGLSDIMTNVSKGFHTPWVSEILLDVHTASNNVHISGDQKTASWTQRSQGRQENPERFQSFKVLSSTKFSSGRHFWEVETNKQGDWRIGMAYASIERKGDHSNVGNNDKSWGLRWWCNQLSVRYDCKEINLSPKFLSRSVGIYLDYEGGRLSFYDMCSSPRHLHTYKARFTEPLHVVFAVWNNAWLKI